In a genomic window of Staphylococcus taiwanensis:
- a CDS encoding type I toxin-antitoxin system Fst family toxin: MELIFLTIIGPVIKGCTITAFKYWLDNRNKK, translated from the coding sequence ATGGAGTTAATTTTTTTAACCATCATTGGTCCTGTTATTAAAGGATGTACTATTACGGCTTTTAAATATTGGTTAGACAACCGTAATAAGAAATAA
- the pcp gene encoding pyroglutamyl-peptidase I produces MKILVTAFDPFGGEKINPALEAVKQLEDTIGNHTITKLEIPTVFHESKNVIDKELSNGNYDAVLAIGQAGGRYDLTPERVGINIDDARIPDNKGNQPIDVAIQDDGAPAYFSNLPVKKMTEAIKQAGVPASLSNTAGTFVCNHILYQLGYLADKSYPGLLFGFIHVPFIPEQVTDKPEKPSMSIDTITQGLTAAIKAISREQDVKVALGETH; encoded by the coding sequence ATGAAGATTTTAGTTACAGCATTTGATCCATTTGGTGGGGAAAAGATTAATCCTGCATTAGAGGCAGTAAAGCAATTGGAGGATACGATTGGCAATCATACAATTACAAAGTTAGAAATTCCAACTGTTTTTCACGAATCAAAAAACGTCATCGATAAGGAACTGTCTAACGGCAATTACGATGCCGTACTAGCGATTGGTCAAGCTGGTGGCCGTTATGACCTTACTCCTGAACGTGTGGGTATCAACATAGATGATGCACGTATTCCAGATAATAAAGGCAATCAGCCTATCGATGTTGCCATTCAAGATGATGGTGCACCTGCTTACTTTTCAAACTTACCAGTGAAGAAAATGACTGAAGCTATCAAACAAGCTGGCGTACCAGCAAGTCTTTCAAACACTGCAGGTACTTTCGTATGCAATCACATCTTATATCAATTAGGATATCTCGCAGACAAATCTTACCCTGGACTATTATTTGGCTTTATTCATGTCCCATTTATACCAGAACAAGTGACTGATAAACCTGAGAAACCATCAATGTCTATCGATACTATCACGCAAGGTTTAACTGCTGCCATTAAAGCTATTTCAAGAGAACAAGACGTTAAAGTAGCATTAGGTGAAACACACTAA
- a CDS encoding phospho-sugar mutase, producing MKDNWMKYKDDSLVASFYDSQTTTFQEQGFETELAFGTAGIRGQFGLGPGRLNRYTIQRLALGIANYLKDKEDNPSIVIHYDIRHLSSEFAHIITQILTSNDIKVYLADGYKTTPQLSYAVRYLQTSAGIMITASHNPKDYNGIKVYGADGAQLDEDTSLEVAEYINNLGNPLELNIKLNQERVEQNTIDLPKAVYGSYINEITNLIGDIPQSDLKLVYTSLHGTGVPIIPDVLKHLNFKNVSLVQSQCELDPNFSSVKSANPEEREAFDLAIQQAHDIDANLIIATDPDVDRMGFVERNTNGRTYYFGGSEIGALLIKYLLEYTNVPNHSVVIQSIVSGELGKRLAQQHGVTVKEVLIGFKHIAKAIRELDDTESFLFAYEESYGYLADDFVRDKDAIQIVPLIIKYASILKNEGKTLHDALKEIHKEVGQYRDKPMSKVFEGKEGQQQINELMNQLRQNIPETIAGLKVVAVEDYETLKRLNKEDNTEETISLPQANVIRIIFNEGFIALRPSGTEPKLKFYLSLNVDNFEQVSQDIYKYIFGDTE from the coding sequence ATGAAAGACAATTGGATGAAATATAAAGATGACAGTCTTGTAGCATCATTCTATGATAGCCAGACCACGACGTTTCAAGAACAGGGATTTGAAACTGAATTAGCATTTGGTACTGCAGGTATTCGTGGCCAGTTTGGACTGGGTCCAGGTCGTTTAAATCGCTATACCATACAACGTTTGGCTTTAGGAATTGCTAATTACTTAAAAGATAAAGAAGATAATCCTTCAATTGTCATTCACTATGATATCCGTCATTTATCTTCAGAATTCGCGCATATTATTACGCAAATTTTGACTTCGAATGATATCAAAGTTTATCTGGCAGATGGGTATAAAACAACGCCACAACTATCTTATGCTGTGCGATATTTGCAAACATCTGCGGGTATCATGATTACAGCAAGCCACAACCCTAAAGATTATAACGGTATCAAAGTTTATGGTGCAGATGGCGCGCAATTAGATGAGGATACGTCATTAGAAGTTGCTGAATATATCAATAACTTAGGTAATCCACTTGAGTTAAATATTAAATTAAACCAAGAACGTGTTGAGCAGAACACTATTGATTTACCAAAAGCGGTTTATGGTAGTTACATAAATGAAATTACAAATCTTATAGGCGATATTCCACAATCTGATTTAAAGCTCGTTTATACGAGTTTGCATGGTACTGGTGTGCCGATTATTCCAGACGTTTTAAAGCATCTCAATTTCAAGAATGTAAGCCTAGTTCAATCACAATGTGAACTTGATCCGAATTTTAGTTCCGTGAAAAGTGCGAATCCCGAAGAACGCGAAGCCTTTGATTTAGCAATTCAACAAGCTCATGATATCGACGCTAATTTAATTATTGCAACAGATCCTGACGTGGATCGAATGGGCTTTGTAGAACGAAATACAAATGGTCGTACATATTACTTTGGTGGCAGTGAGATCGGTGCATTACTCATTAAATATCTGCTCGAATACACGAATGTGCCGAATCATTCGGTTGTCATTCAATCTATCGTAAGTGGCGAGTTAGGTAAACGTCTTGCACAACAACATGGGGTCACTGTGAAGGAAGTCTTAATCGGATTTAAACACATTGCTAAAGCCATTCGTGAATTAGATGACACAGAATCATTTTTATTTGCTTATGAAGAAAGCTATGGCTATTTAGCCGATGATTTCGTGCGAGACAAAGACGCCATTCAAATTGTGCCATTGATTATTAAGTATGCTTCTATTTTGAAAAATGAAGGCAAAACACTGCACGATGCATTAAAAGAAATCCATAAAGAAGTAGGCCAGTATCGTGATAAACCGATGTCTAAAGTCTTTGAAGGTAAAGAAGGACAACAACAGATTAATGAATTAATGAATCAGTTAAGACAAAATATTCCTGAAACCATAGCAGGTTTAAAAGTTGTTGCAGTAGAAGATTATGAGACATTAAAACGCCTAAATAAAGAAGATAATACCGAAGAAACAATATCATTACCACAAGCAAATGTGATTCGAATTATCTTTAATGAAGGATTTATTGCCTTAAGACCATCAGGCACAGAACCCAAACTGAAATTCTATCTGTCACTCAATGTCGATAACTTCGAACAAGTATCACAAGACATATATAAATATATATTTGGCGATACCGAATAG
- a CDS encoding nickel ABC transporter substrate-binding protein — translation MKKRMVCSLSMCAMLILSGCAQHQHEDHSHKEVKVSLPREFNPNKLDAQAFDAPMPVYSAVYQSLVTYGKGGKIEPGLATSWESSDDGKDYTFHLKRHVKFNDGSHFDASAVKFSIERAKATDKTDPMETLDKLQSVNIKDKYTVEIKLKEPSNQVLPELTQIRPLRIMSPHAVKDGKTTGKFEKAIGTGPFKVADSTNETVSFKPNKYYHNGHPLNYHLTFQTIEDSDSRHLAIESNSIDITGGSLGQMTPQQVKESHRNNHLTVHEWPSTETQFMVFNPKNKVLQDKTMREAISKAINTDDLSHKKKLKGLFQSGVQYVNADNQPKHQYAPSEAKKLIHSLGYKMNSNGYFEKDGKVLSLSLALQTEEFPEWKTKAEIMQQTLKKVGIKLNINILDSQTYYETLTVRKDFDLAYYRTYTNALMPYNFLNARFKQDGKQPGAFANDSKLTSMIQQFPTKITQDERQQAFNKLSNYIENQYLEVPISYPNETFVTSPKIKHFQFSGQTDAPINFDKLKVSNHD, via the coding sequence TTGAAGAAGCGCATGGTATGTTCACTTTCTATGTGTGCGATGCTCATATTAAGTGGCTGTGCTCAACATCAACATGAAGATCATTCGCATAAAGAGGTTAAAGTCTCACTACCCCGTGAATTTAATCCGAACAAGCTGGATGCACAAGCATTTGATGCACCTATGCCTGTGTATAGTGCGGTCTATCAATCACTTGTGACGTATGGTAAAGGTGGCAAAATCGAGCCAGGTCTTGCGACATCATGGGAATCATCTGATGATGGTAAAGACTACACGTTTCATCTAAAGCGCCATGTGAAATTTAATGATGGCTCTCATTTTGACGCGTCGGCGGTTAAATTTTCAATAGAGAGGGCGAAGGCGACGGATAAGACGGATCCTATGGAAACGCTAGATAAGCTACAGTCGGTAAATATTAAAGATAAATATACTGTTGAAATCAAATTAAAAGAACCATCTAACCAAGTATTACCTGAGTTAACTCAAATTAGACCGCTTCGGATTATGAGTCCACATGCCGTTAAAGATGGCAAAACGACTGGCAAATTTGAGAAAGCTATAGGCACAGGACCTTTCAAAGTGGCTGATTCAACTAATGAGACAGTGTCATTTAAACCGAACAAGTATTATCATAATGGTCACCCTTTGAATTATCATTTAACATTCCAGACGATTGAAGATAGTGACTCTCGTCATCTCGCAATTGAAAGTAACTCCATAGATATTACTGGTGGTTCCTTAGGACAAATGACACCTCAACAAGTGAAAGAGTCTCATCGTAATAACCATTTAACTGTGCATGAATGGCCAAGCACTGAAACACAGTTCATGGTCTTCAATCCTAAGAATAAAGTGTTACAAGATAAGACGATGCGTGAAGCAATCAGTAAAGCCATTAACACGGATGACCTTTCACATAAGAAGAAACTTAAAGGCCTATTCCAGAGTGGTGTTCAGTATGTTAATGCTGATAATCAACCGAAACATCAGTATGCACCTTCGGAAGCTAAGAAATTAATTCATTCATTAGGTTATAAGATGAATTCAAATGGCTATTTTGAAAAGGACGGCAAGGTACTCTCACTAAGTCTCGCACTTCAAACAGAAGAATTTCCTGAGTGGAAAACAAAAGCAGAAATTATGCAACAAACACTGAAAAAAGTTGGAATTAAACTGAACATTAATATCTTAGATTCACAAACATACTATGAAACTTTAACGGTGCGTAAAGACTTTGATTTAGCATATTATCGTACCTATACAAATGCCTTAATGCCTTATAATTTCTTGAATGCGCGTTTTAAACAAGACGGTAAGCAACCTGGTGCTTTCGCCAATGACTCGAAATTAACATCAATGATTCAACAATTCCCAACGAAGATTACTCAGGATGAACGTCAACAAGCGTTCAATAAACTATCTAACTATATTGAGAACCAATACTTAGAAGTGCCAATTTCTTATCCTAATGAAACATTCGTTACGAGTCCTAAAATTAAGCATTTCCAATTCTCAGGACAAACGGATGCACCTATAAACTTTGATAAATTGAAGGTATCGAATCATGATTAA
- a CDS encoding SMP-30/gluconolactonase/LRE family protein, whose translation MTNQSLPKLTYTGVSKSAVPIISENELQTVTAEPWLKISDEGLQLEGLIFDRDHNLFLCEVFDGKIFKVDLNTKEVSTAFQSTKQNPAAVKIHKDGRLFTCYLGDFESTGGIFATDEHGEQFEEIISELNTEYCIDDMVFDSKGGFYFTDFRGYSTNPKGGVYYVSPDFKTVTPVIQNISVANGVALSTDEKVLWVTETTTNRLHRIQLEDDGVTIAPFGATIPYYFTGHEGPDSVCIDSDDNLYVAMYGQGRVLVFNKRGYPIGQILMPGRDEGKMLRSTHPQFIPGTNQLLICTNDIENGSEGGSMIYTVEAFAKGHESYQFQ comes from the coding sequence ATGACAAATCAATCATTACCAAAATTAACATATACAGGAGTATCTAAAAGTGCAGTGCCCATTATTTCTGAAAATGAATTACAAACGGTAACTGCAGAACCTTGGCTGAAAATTTCAGATGAAGGACTTCAATTAGAAGGGTTAATCTTTGATAGAGATCATAATTTGTTCTTATGTGAAGTATTTGACGGTAAAATTTTTAAAGTTGATCTAAACACAAAAGAAGTTTCAACAGCGTTTCAATCAACAAAACAAAATCCAGCTGCAGTCAAAATACATAAAGATGGACGATTATTTACATGCTATTTAGGTGACTTTGAGTCAACAGGTGGCATCTTCGCCACAGATGAACACGGTGAACAATTTGAAGAGATTATTTCGGAACTTAACACGGAATATTGTATCGATGACATGGTCTTTGATAGTAAAGGTGGTTTCTATTTCACTGATTTCAGAGGGTATTCTACAAATCCTAAAGGTGGCGTCTACTACGTTTCGCCTGACTTCAAGACAGTGACCCCAGTCATTCAGAACATTTCAGTAGCGAATGGTGTAGCGTTAAGTACGGATGAAAAAGTACTATGGGTTACGGAAACGACGACAAACCGACTTCATCGTATTCAATTAGAGGACGATGGCGTGACAATTGCACCATTTGGTGCAACGATTCCATATTACTTTACTGGTCATGAAGGGCCAGATTCAGTATGTATTGATAGCGATGATAATTTATATGTCGCGATGTATGGACAAGGTCGTGTTTTAGTCTTTAATAAACGTGGCTATCCTATTGGTCAAATCTTAATGCCAGGGCGTGATGAAGGTAAAATGTTACGTTCAACACATCCACAATTTATTCCTGGAACAAACCAATTGCTCATTTGTACCAATGACATTGAGAATGGCTCAGAAGGTGGTTCTATGATTTATACCGTCGAAGCCTTTGCGAAAGGTCATGAAAGCTATCAATTTCAGTAA
- a CDS encoding choloylglycine hydrolase family protein, which produces MCTGFTFQAKNGDIILGRTMDYDYPLTGHPAVQPRHFYWESRVDYKSTTKYGFTGAGSDMEGFIFGDGVNEHGLAISNQYDRGYASYSNEIRDGYINISQTEVLTWVLGYNQSIAELIEQSNQVNVVAHTLNDINEAPPLHYHVSDATGRTAEITFVEGRIVVHDNPVGVLTNSPDLNWHYENLKNFANITPYKPQYKRFENLYIGNESGTSGLPGGYTSAERYVRAAYLVSNMLPDDGDDAVLDAFRILDSVSIPKGAVRPSENEFHYTLYQTVFNLSTRTLYVKYYNSNRIAELQLTEDLLNSNDLVIFDPIPQGLSTDKVN; this is translated from the coding sequence ATGTGTACGGGTTTTACGTTTCAAGCTAAAAATGGCGACATTATTTTAGGTCGCACTATGGATTACGATTATCCACTAACTGGTCATCCTGCTGTGCAACCACGTCATTTCTATTGGGAATCACGTGTAGATTATAAAAGCACAACAAAGTATGGCTTTACCGGTGCTGGGTCTGATATGGAAGGGTTTATTTTCGGTGATGGTGTAAATGAGCACGGACTCGCAATTTCTAATCAATATGACCGAGGTTATGCGTCATATTCTAATGAAATACGCGATGGCTATATCAATATTTCACAAACTGAAGTATTAACATGGGTTCTTGGATATAATCAATCGATTGCTGAACTTATTGAACAGTCTAATCAAGTCAATGTCGTTGCGCATACTTTAAACGATATCAATGAAGCGCCACCATTACATTATCACGTGTCTGATGCCACAGGTCGTACTGCAGAAATTACGTTTGTCGAAGGACGCATTGTTGTCCATGACAATCCTGTTGGCGTGCTTACCAATAGTCCAGATTTAAATTGGCATTATGAGAACTTGAAGAATTTTGCGAATATAACGCCATACAAACCGCAATATAAGCGATTTGAGAATTTATATATAGGAAATGAAAGTGGCACATCTGGCCTGCCAGGTGGATATACATCAGCAGAACGTTATGTAAGAGCAGCATATCTCGTAAGTAATATGTTACCTGACGATGGCGATGATGCGGTACTTGATGCTTTTAGAATTCTAGATAGTGTTAGCATTCCTAAAGGTGCTGTTCGCCCTTCTGAAAATGAATTCCACTATACGCTGTACCAAACTGTATTTAACTTATCAACGCGTACGTTGTATGTGAAGTATTACAATTCTAATCGTATCGCTGAGTTACAATTAACAGAGGATTTACTAAACAGCAACGATTTAGTTATTTTTGATCCTATACCTCAAGGATTGTCTACCGATAAAGTTAATTAA
- a CDS encoding DUF969 domain-containing protein, giving the protein MEWIKLIGILIIIIGFILKFDTIAIILIAAVVTGLVAGMDIVEVLSTLGKAFVDQRLVTLFMLTLPMVGLIERFGLKQQASKLISNVKKITTGRLLTLYLIIREIAGVASIRIGGHPQFVRPLINPMVQGALRTRYNLSDKDIDEKDIEKLKAEASAMENYGNFFGQNLFVGAAGVLLMVGTFQSLDIKVNAMSLVLASIPIAIITLILVWIKNILLDRYFNKKYGHNEVKNHE; this is encoded by the coding sequence ATGGAATGGATTAAATTAATTGGTATTTTAATTATCATTATTGGGTTTATCTTAAAATTTGATACAATAGCGATTATTTTAATTGCTGCTGTTGTAACTGGTTTAGTTGCTGGTATGGATATCGTTGAAGTACTTTCTACACTTGGAAAAGCCTTTGTGGATCAACGTCTTGTAACTTTATTTATGCTTACACTTCCTATGGTTGGTTTAATTGAACGTTTTGGTTTGAAGCAACAAGCTTCTAAACTAATTAGTAACGTTAAGAAAATAACAACCGGTCGCCTTCTTACTTTATATTTAATTATTCGAGAAATCGCTGGCGTGGCTTCAATACGTATCGGTGGTCATCCTCAATTTGTTAGACCTTTAATCAATCCAATGGTTCAAGGTGCTCTTCGAACACGTTATAATCTCTCAGATAAAGATATTGATGAAAAAGATATTGAGAAGTTAAAAGCCGAAGCATCAGCTATGGAAAACTATGGTAATTTCTTCGGTCAAAACTTATTTGTTGGTGCTGCGGGTGTCTTGTTAATGGTCGGGACTTTCCAATCTCTAGACATCAAAGTGAATGCAATGAGTTTAGTGCTCGCTTCAATTCCTATTGCTATCATCACACTTATCTTAGTTTGGATTAAAAATATTTTACTCGATCGTTACTTCAATAAAAAATATGGACACAACGAGGTGAAAAATCATGAGTGA
- a CDS encoding acetoin reductase — MAKTAVITGSAAGLGKGIAERLANEGFNIVLQDINQDTLLKTEEEFKDKGFNVVAFHSDVSKKKEQEELVQFAVAEFGQIDVFVNNAGVDAVSSILEITEDELDKLFHINVYGTLFGIQAAAKQFIKQNSKGKIINACSIAGHESYEVLGTYCATKYSVRSFTQTAAKELAEKGITVNAYCPGVAKTEMWDRIDAAMVELDDNLKPGDAFEQFSSAIKLGRYQEPKDVAALVAFLASPDSDYITGQAILTDGGLVYR, encoded by the coding sequence ATGGCAAAAACAGCAGTTATTACAGGGTCAGCCGCGGGATTAGGTAAAGGAATTGCAGAACGTTTAGCAAATGAAGGGTTTAATATTGTGCTTCAAGATATTAACCAAGATACATTATTAAAAACCGAAGAAGAATTTAAAGACAAAGGTTTTAATGTTGTAGCTTTCCATAGTGACGTTTCTAAAAAGAAAGAACAAGAGGAATTAGTTCAATTTGCAGTTGCAGAATTTGGTCAAATTGATGTCTTTGTAAACAATGCTGGCGTAGATGCTGTATCTTCAATTTTAGAAATTACTGAAGACGAATTAGATAAATTATTCCATATTAACGTTTATGGAACGCTTTTCGGCATTCAAGCAGCAGCGAAACAATTTATTAAGCAAAATAGTAAAGGTAAAATTATTAACGCATGTAGTATCGCCGGACACGAATCTTATGAAGTGTTAGGTACATATTGTGCTACAAAATATTCAGTACGTTCATTCACACAAACAGCAGCTAAAGAATTAGCTGAAAAAGGTATTACAGTGAATGCATACTGTCCGGGCGTAGCTAAAACTGAAATGTGGGATCGTATCGATGCAGCCATGGTTGAATTAGATGACAATTTGAAACCAGGCGATGCATTTGAGCAATTCTCATCAGCAATCAAATTAGGACGCTACCAAGAACCAAAAGATGTAGCTGCTTTAGTAGCATTCTTAGCATCGCCGGATTCTGACTATATTACAGGACAAGCTATCCTAACAGACGGTGGATTAGTGTATAGATAA
- a CDS encoding DUF979 domain-containing protein yields the protein MSETTLNHILEIFYILIGLQFLYTAYRALRSQDKTKSIGTSAFWTILAILFIGGPYIPNAINGLLVLAMGVLTLFRQVKIKNIIDVNDKEVEKGSAKYGNKLFIPAIVLAVVAVVVSNWTPLGGAIGLGISSVVGLIAALIIIKPKLSYTLYDSDRLTQQVGTTGILPQFLAALGVLFTASGVGQVISKGISSFLPEGNHLIGAIAYILGMVLFTMLMGNAFAAFTVITASIGIPFVIAQGGDPIIAGALAMTGGFCGTLLTPMAANFNTLPVALLEMKQEFGVIKAQAPIALALIVIHISLMYFWAF from the coding sequence ATGAGTGAAACAACTTTAAACCATATTTTAGAAATATTTTACATACTTATTGGACTACAATTTCTATATACTGCTTATCGTGCTTTACGTTCACAAGATAAAACTAAAAGCATAGGTACATCAGCATTTTGGACAATTTTAGCTATTTTATTCATAGGCGGGCCATATATCCCTAACGCAATAAATGGGTTACTTGTTTTAGCTATGGGTGTTTTAACTCTTTTCAGACAAGTTAAAATTAAAAATATTATTGATGTCAATGACAAAGAAGTTGAAAAAGGTTCTGCTAAATATGGCAATAAGCTTTTTATTCCAGCAATTGTCTTAGCTGTCGTAGCAGTAGTTGTTTCAAATTGGACACCACTTGGCGGTGCAATTGGTTTAGGTATTTCATCTGTTGTAGGTTTAATTGCAGCACTCATTATTATAAAACCAAAATTATCTTATACATTGTATGATAGTGACCGTTTAACGCAACAAGTTGGAACGACAGGTATATTACCACAATTCTTAGCAGCACTTGGCGTACTTTTTACTGCTAGTGGTGTAGGTCAAGTCATTTCAAAAGGTATATCTTCATTTTTACCTGAAGGTAACCATTTAATAGGTGCAATTGCATATATATTAGGTATGGTTCTTTTCACAATGCTTATGGGTAATGCTTTCGCTGCATTTACTGTTATTACAGCAAGTATTGGTATTCCTTTTGTCATAGCACAGGGTGGAGATCCAATCATAGCAGGCGCACTTGCCATGACTGGTGGTTTCTGCGGAACGTTGTTAACGCCTATGGCAGCCAATTTCAACACACTACCTGTCGCACTACTTGAGATGAAACAAGAATTTGGTGTAATTAAAGCACAGGCGCCTATTGCATTAGCACTTATAGTAATTCACATATCTCTAATGTATTTCTGGGCATTTTAA
- a CDS encoding rhodanese-related sulfurtransferase: MDYRVLLYYKYTTIDDPETFAAEHLEFCKANNLKGRILVSTEGINGTLSGTKEDTDKYIEHMHADERFADMTFKIDEAEGHAFKKMHVRPRNEIVALGLEDDVDPRVTTGKYYSPSEFKEALEDEDTVILDARNDYEFDLGHFRGAIRPDITRFRDLPDWIRENKDQLDGKNIVTYCTGGIRCEKFSGWLVKEGFENVGQLHGGIATYGKDPETKGQYWDGKMYVFDERISVDVNQVEKTVIGKEHFDGTPCERYINCSNPECNKQILVSEENEDKYLGACSYDCAKHERNRYVAKNNISDEEWNRRLENFKDVPEHAHA, from the coding sequence ATGGATTATAGAGTGTTATTATATTACAAATATACAACAATTGATGACCCCGAAACATTTGCAGCTGAGCATTTAGAATTCTGTAAAGCGAACAACTTAAAAGGTAGAATTCTAGTTTCTACAGAAGGTATCAATGGCACATTGTCTGGTACGAAAGAAGATACAGATAAATATATTGAACATATGCATGCAGATGAACGTTTCGCAGATATGACGTTCAAAATTGATGAAGCTGAAGGCCATGCTTTCAAAAAAATGCACGTACGTCCTAGAAATGAAATCGTTGCTTTAGGCTTAGAAGATGATGTTGATCCACGTGTCACAACTGGTAAATATTACTCTCCTAGTGAATTTAAAGAAGCATTAGAAGATGAAGATACTGTTATCTTAGATGCACGAAATGACTACGAATTTGATCTCGGTCACTTCCGCGGTGCCATTCGTCCAGATATTACACGTTTCAGAGACTTACCAGACTGGATTCGTGAGAACAAAGACCAATTAGACGGTAAAAACATTGTGACATATTGTACTGGTGGTATTCGTTGCGAAAAATTCTCTGGTTGGTTAGTTAAAGAAGGCTTTGAGAATGTAGGACAGCTACACGGTGGTATTGCAACTTACGGTAAAGACCCTGAAACAAAAGGTCAATATTGGGACGGTAAAATGTACGTCTTTGATGAACGTATTAGCGTTGATGTTAACCAAGTTGAGAAAACAGTAATCGGTAAAGAACACTTTGACGGTACACCTTGCGAACGTTATATTAACTGCTCAAACCCTGAATGTAACAAGCAAATTCTTGTTTCAGAGGAAAATGAAGACAAATATCTTGGTGCTTGTTCTTATGACTGTGCCAAACATGAACGTAACCGTTATGTAGCTAAAAACAACATTAGCGATGAAGAATGGAATCGTCGTTTAGAAAACTTTAAAGACGTACCAGAACACGCACATGCTTAA
- a CDS encoding MFS transporter, which translates to MKKHSKDYFYLFYSQLFANTGDVLTIVGLIAIVFNMTSKTTAASMIPIIFTSGIFVSSFISNYIYQYFTQKQVLSIFQGLKLVSLASIAGLLIFGISPFFIFVLLFFNAMFDGFTNPIKNSMIPFIEHKEAITSANALMNMMSSIIQLSTWALGGILMSLIGAKYLFLFALVLEMISYFFILRLSERHIYKREKENIFSSFKTVVHDNYRDKLSLFLNISTIFESFATTIWIAAFILTYTRTYLHVPDYWFGLINALFFTGTIIAGLWINYKDRFFTQMNYSIIIYVPLLLAFINLSFILHHSIMVALLFSLFMGIFEDMRYISFNSMVQRYTPKEILTSTYILNNLFNSIFFAIGTFVISVIVDYYGIIWAYIICFSMYVLTFILGLFFRKTLKIEMDK; encoded by the coding sequence ATGAAAAAACATAGTAAAGATTACTTCTATCTATTTTATAGTCAGTTATTTGCTAACACTGGTGATGTTTTAACGATTGTCGGCCTTATTGCTATTGTTTTTAATATGACATCTAAAACGACTGCTGCCTCAATGATTCCCATTATCTTTACATCTGGCATTTTTGTGAGTAGTTTTATTTCCAATTATATTTATCAATATTTTACGCAAAAGCAAGTCTTATCTATATTTCAAGGTCTTAAATTAGTAAGTTTAGCAAGTATCGCTGGTTTATTAATATTTGGCATATCACCCTTCTTTATTTTTGTTTTACTCTTTTTTAATGCTATGTTTGATGGGTTCACAAACCCAATTAAGAATTCAATGATTCCTTTTATTGAGCACAAAGAAGCAATCACATCAGCAAATGCTTTAATGAATATGATGAGTAGCATTATTCAACTGTCTACTTGGGCATTGGGCGGTATTTTAATGAGTCTTATCGGTGCAAAATACTTATTTTTATTTGCGCTAGTACTTGAAATGATAAGTTATTTTTTTATTTTACGCCTTTCAGAACGTCATATTTATAAAAGAGAAAAGGAGAATATTTTTAGTAGTTTTAAAACAGTAGTTCATGATAATTATCGTGATAAACTGAGTTTATTTTTAAACATTTCTACAATTTTTGAATCTTTCGCGACGACCATTTGGATCGCAGCGTTCATTTTAACTTATACAAGAACCTATTTACACGTCCCTGATTATTGGTTTGGACTGATTAATGCCCTTTTCTTTACTGGGACAATAATTGCAGGCCTTTGGATTAATTATAAGGACCGCTTCTTCACCCAAATGAACTATTCAATTATTATTTACGTTCCGTTACTTTTAGCATTCATTAATTTAAGTTTTATTCTCCATCATTCAATAATGGTTGCCCTACTATTTTCATTGTTTATGGGCATTTTCGAAGATATGCGTTATATTTCTTTCAATTCGATGGTTCAACGTTATACGCCTAAAGAGATTCTTACTTCTACCTACATACTAAACAATTTATTCAATAGTATTTTCTTCGCTATTGGAACTTTTGTTATATCAGTGATTGTTGACTATTATGGTATTATTTGGGCCTATATTATTTGTTTTAGTATGTATGTATTAACTTTTATATTAGGACTTTTTTTCCGAAAAACTTTAAAAATTGAAATGGATAAATAG